In Dehalogenimonas etheniformans, one genomic interval encodes:
- a CDS encoding GIY-YIG nuclease family protein, with protein sequence MKQRVFQHKSHLVAGFTKRYNVDKLVYYETCGDVISAISREKQLKSWHRERKNKLIERSNPEWCDLYDNI encoded by the coding sequence CTGAAACAACGGGTTTTCCAGCATAAATCTCACCTGGTCGCCGGTTTTACCAAACGCTATAACGTCGATAAACTCGTCTACTATGAAACTTGCGGCGATGTAATCTCAGCCATTTCCCGCGAGAAACAACTGAAATCATGGCACCGTGAGAGGAAAAACAAACTTATCGAGAGATCCAACCCTGAATGGTGCGACCTCTACGATAATATCTAA
- the lexA gene encoding transcriptional repressor LexA gives MLDTLSARQEKILEFIQNYVKKFGIPPSIRDIVAGCGISSTSVADYNLKHLERLGYIRRHHEISRGIELVDKVNRACPTTVPLMGQIAAGRPIPVPDTETWNASGSAETVEVPQAFVDDRKDVYALKVKGTSMIDALINDGDVVIMQAVQSVDNGEMAAVWLKTEKEATLKRFYKEKRGNKVRLQPANSQMAPIFSEASNVEVQGRVVGVIRKLV, from the coding sequence ATGCTGGATACCCTTTCGGCCAGGCAAGAAAAGATACTGGAGTTCATCCAGAACTACGTCAAGAAATTCGGTATTCCCCCAAGCATCCGGGATATCGTTGCCGGGTGTGGCATCAGTTCAACGTCTGTTGCCGATTACAACCTGAAACACCTTGAGCGTCTGGGTTATATCCGCCGTCACCACGAGATCTCCCGCGGCATCGAACTCGTCGATAAAGTGAACCGGGCATGCCCGACCACAGTGCCTCTGATGGGCCAGATCGCCGCCGGTCGACCGATCCCGGTGCCGGACACGGAAACTTGGAACGCTTCCGGTTCTGCCGAAACCGTCGAGGTGCCACAGGCCTTCGTGGATGACCGCAAGGACGTCTACGCTCTGAAAGTCAAAGGCACGTCCATGATCGATGCCCTTATCAATGATGGCGATGTTGTCATCATGCAGGCAGTCCAATCGGTGGACAACGGCGAGATGGCCGCTGTATGGCTCAAGACCGAGAAAGAAGCCACTCTGAAGCGTTTTTACAAAGAGAAGAGGGGCAACAAGGTCCGCTTGCAGCCTGCAAACTCCCAGATGGCGCCCATCTTCTCCGAAGCCTCCAATGTCGAGGTCCAGGGCCGGGTAGTAGGCGTCATTCGTAAGCTCGTTTGA
- a CDS encoding glycerol-3-phosphate acyltransferase yields the protein MPILALMLGYLWGSIPTANLIARLSGGDLGGGNVGTLNTIRRVGLGPGLAVATLDIAKGAAAVLTARYLLDVPTVWVLFAGVMAVVGHNWMVWLAFKGGKGMAAATGSVAAASIIYHEAWGIAAFVGIILVVWRLRRNLVLGNAVGLLSLPLLAWLASHSIEATLTAFALDAVIGAKYAPDAIADFKRRGLAALGRDDIKPKESG from the coding sequence ATGCCAATATTAGCCCTCATGTTAGGTTATCTCTGGGGCAGCATCCCCACCGCGAACTTAATCGCCCGCCTCTCCGGCGGCGACCTGGGCGGTGGTAATGTCGGTACCCTGAATACCATTCGGCGAGTAGGGCTTGGTCCCGGTCTCGCCGTGGCTACCCTGGACATTGCCAAGGGTGCCGCGGCGGTGCTCACCGCCCGTTACCTCCTGGACGTGCCGACTGTCTGGGTCCTCTTTGCCGGAGTCATGGCTGTGGTGGGGCACAACTGGATGGTCTGGTTAGCGTTCAAGGGCGGCAAGGGCATGGCGGCGGCAACGGGTTCCGTCGCCGCCGCCTCTATCATCTACCACGAGGCTTGGGGCATCGCCGCCTTCGTAGGCATAATCCTGGTGGTTTGGAGGTTGAGACGTAATCTGGTACTGGGCAACGCGGTGGGCTTATTAAGCCTGCCTCTGTTAGCCTGGCTGGCTTCTCATTCGATAGAGGCTACGCTGACAGCCTTTGCCCTCGATGCCGTCATTGGAGCGAAGTACGCGCCAGATGCCATCGCCGACTTCAAACGGAGGGGGCTGGCTGCTTTGGGCAGGGATGACATTAAACCAAAAGAGAGTGGCTAA
- a CDS encoding helix-turn-helix domain-containing protein, whose amino-acid sequence MSKRRYGRRGSAEFGALLKQWRKAVRLTQAQAAERLGIKSASPGAYLSLIEKGERPIPDAVLANVPNVYSKRAEEVIKAAYHPQIPMPLLALTLDPSSLPKSIEDYLTELGDEEKRDLIKYAAFLVLRHKTEQNDIKVST is encoded by the coding sequence GTGTCAAAAAGAAGATATGGACGTCGCGGTTCAGCGGAGTTTGGCGCATTACTCAAACAGTGGCGAAAAGCCGTCCGGCTGACCCAAGCTCAGGCGGCCGAACGCCTGGGGATTAAGAGTGCGAGCCCTGGGGCTTACCTAAGCCTTATTGAGAAGGGGGAGCGCCCAATTCCTGACGCTGTATTAGCTAATGTTCCAAACGTCTATTCAAAGCGAGCTGAAGAGGTGATCAAAGCTGCATACCATCCCCAGATTCCTATGCCCCTGCTGGCATTAACTCTTGATCCTTCTTCTCTTCCGAAAAGTATTGAAGATTATCTCACTGAACTTGGCGACGAGGAAAAAAGGGACCTGATAAAATACGCAGCCTTTTTGGTGTTGCGCCATAAAACCGAACAAAACGATATTAAGGTCTCAACTTAG
- a CDS encoding aldolase, producing the protein MLGIQFKEVGKALFTRGLVSSHSGNLSVRLNDEKMLITRRGSQLGVLSDQDLIETGIVKNDLQTPLASVELPVHRAILQHTNAGAIVHAHPPHAIALSMTETEIVSEQAEHYELGKIPVLGWNQDTRPGCLSEEVAEALKTHKIVLVHGHGSFATGQILEEAYKYTAALEEVCQVLWLVKSLRKAR; encoded by the coding sequence ATGCTCGGTATCCAATTCAAAGAAGTCGGCAAAGCTCTTTTCACCCGGGGGCTCGTGTCCTCGCATTCAGGCAACCTGTCGGTTCGCTTAAACGATGAAAAGATGCTCATCACCCGCCGGGGAAGCCAACTGGGCGTTCTCTCCGACCAGGACCTGATCGAGACGGGCATTGTCAAGAACGATCTTCAGACACCCCTAGCATCGGTGGAATTGCCGGTGCACCGAGCCATCTTGCAGCATACCAACGCCGGCGCCATCGTTCATGCGCATCCTCCGCACGCCATTGCACTTTCCATGACTGAAACCGAGATCGTCTCGGAGCAGGCGGAGCACTATGAACTTGGTAAGATACCTGTCCTTGGTTGGAACCAGGACACCCGCCCAGGCTGCCTGAGCGAGGAGGTCGCCGAGGCGCTAAAGACCCACAAGATCGTCCTGGTGCACGGCCACGGCAGCTTTGCCACCGGCCAGATCCTCGAGGAGGCATACAAGTACACTGCCGCCCTGGAAGAGGTCTGCCAAGTATTATGGCTGGTCAAGAGCCTCCGGAAGGCGAGATAG
- a CDS encoding cupredoxin domain-containing protein yields MGKNLKATFSLLAATIMVLAAMLIPEACSSQVSAQTVEMYRLQYLPAALTVKVGTAVTWKNTESNVHSVTSDTGLFDSGLFSPGDSYTYTFLSTGTYYYHCKIQGGMTGTIFVK; encoded by the coding sequence GTGGGGAAGAACCTCAAGGCGACATTTTCTCTGCTGGCAGCGACCATTATGGTGCTTGCCGCCATGCTGATCCCGGAGGCCTGCAGCTCCCAGGTTTCGGCCCAGACGGTGGAAATGTACCGCCTTCAATATTTGCCGGCGGCGCTGACGGTAAAAGTCGGGACAGCCGTAACCTGGAAGAATACCGAAAGTAATGTGCATTCGGTCACCAGCGATACCGGACTTTTCGACAGCGGGTTGTTCAGCCCCGGCGACAGTTATACCTACACGTTCCTCTCAACGGGGACTTACTACTACCACTGCAAAATCCAGGGGGGAATGACCGGCACGATATTCGTGAAATAA
- a CDS encoding alpha/beta hydrolase family protein has product MKSEDIFWKIGETTIGATLTLPDEPGKSVGIVFVAGSGPTDRNWESPLLPGNNGSARLLAERLTAEGYVTLRYDKRVTGSYAKDNMAHLAGKISMESHFEELKSAVSQLIDRPELAPESIYVLTNSEGALHALYYQTHANVLPFSGMILTGAPGRPLSHVANHQVFTQAKALPNADDVIARYKKLIASFEAGKPFVADPNLPEGFNNMVAALSAPFNQPFTREFWAFKPAPYFRNLDVPVLVVIGKKDLQCDWKLDGEALEKEAEVNENVEFFYPDNANHVLKFEPTPREQLTMADAVKNYNLPEAKLDPETVSTIISWLNLQVAR; this is encoded by the coding sequence ATGAAATCAGAAGATATCTTCTGGAAGATCGGCGAGACTACTATCGGCGCTACGTTGACCTTGCCGGATGAACCGGGGAAATCGGTCGGCATTGTTTTCGTCGCCGGGTCGGGGCCCACAGACCGTAACTGGGAATCTCCCCTCCTACCCGGCAACAATGGTTCCGCTAGGCTGTTGGCCGAGAGGCTGACCGCCGAGGGCTACGTCACCCTGAGGTATGACAAGCGCGTCACCGGCTCCTACGCCAAAGACAACATGGCGCACTTGGCCGGCAAGATCAGCATGGAGAGCCACTTCGAGGAGCTCAAGAGCGCCGTTTCACAGCTCATCGATCGGCCTGAACTGGCCCCCGAGAGCATCTACGTCCTCACCAACTCCGAGGGCGCCCTCCACGCCCTGTACTACCAGACCCACGCCAACGTGCTGCCCTTCTCCGGCATGATTCTGACCGGCGCGCCGGGCCGGCCGCTGTCCCACGTCGCCAACCACCAGGTCTTCACCCAGGCGAAGGCTCTGCCCAATGCCGACGATGTCATTGCCCGCTACAAGAAGCTCATCGCCAGTTTCGAGGCCGGCAAGCCTTTCGTTGCCGATCCCAACCTGCCCGAGGGCTTCAACAACATGGTGGCGGCTTTAAGCGCCCCGTTCAACCAGCCGTTTACCAGGGAGTTCTGGGCTTTCAAACCGGCACCCTATTTCAGGAACCTCGACGTGCCCGTCCTGGTGGTCATCGGCAAGAAGGATCTCCAGTGCGATTGGAAGCTCGACGGCGAAGCTCTCGAAAAAGAGGCCGAGGTCAACGAAAACGTCGAGTTCTTCTATCCCGACAACGCCAACCATGTCCTGAAATTCGAGCCCACCCCCCGCGAGCAACTGACCATGGCCGACGCCGTCAAGAACTACAACCTGCCCGAAGCCAAACTCGACCCTGAAACCGTCTCCACCATCATCAGCTGGCTGAACCTGCAAGTAGCCCGTTAA
- a CDS encoding cytochrome-c peroxidase has translation MKRRKLIMAAAVVGLMLALAPVEASAVEDWSGLTPTQQKVLLGKYLFFDTNLSSGNNMSCATCHDPSTGYTGPDSAINDTQAIYPGAIEGRAGNRKPPSAAYAGDSPLLHQDANGNWIGGMFYDGRATGWTLDDPLAEQAQGPFLNPLEQAMPSARVVCLGVAHSEYAGLFEEVFGKNSIKESFINSHLDLTYARVAEAIAAFEESPEVSPFSSKFDVFWANAKTAGLDVTKIGFSSAGMGSGATATSTVVGGVITAVTVTNGGSGYVAAPAISFGNGMMGSGATAYATVVDGVVVSITVTNGGTNYRPGFGSSGVRITPAASPYFWQNFRNLGFSDEELQGLAAFNDPSRGDCVRCHSMGSSMDAKPVFTDYSYHNIGVPKNPANPFYTADSRYNPEGAAWLDYGLGAFLKSINDPTWEANLGKFKVPTLRNVDLRPSADFLKAYMHNGYFKNLEEVVLFYTWRAHMEAMMGGGMGGGGGMGGGGMGGGMMPDPNLFPAPEVSLNLETLNFTMPMMGGGGGMGGGGMGGGGMMTVMADQANILAFMKTLSDGFVN, from the coding sequence ATGAAGCGAAGGAAGCTGATCATGGCGGCGGCGGTCGTCGGTCTGATGCTGGCGCTGGCGCCAGTCGAAGCCTCGGCGGTCGAGGACTGGAGCGGGCTCACCCCGACCCAGCAGAAGGTCTTGCTGGGCAAGTACCTGTTCTTTGACACCAATCTTTCCAGCGGCAACAACATGTCGTGCGCTACCTGCCACGATCCGTCCACCGGCTATACCGGTCCGGATTCCGCGATCAATGACACCCAGGCGATTTACCCCGGCGCGATCGAGGGGCGGGCGGGCAACAGAAAACCGCCGTCAGCGGCTTATGCCGGAGACAGCCCATTACTGCATCAAGATGCGAACGGCAATTGGATCGGCGGCATGTTCTACGACGGCCGGGCTACGGGCTGGACTCTCGATGATCCGCTGGCCGAGCAGGCCCAGGGGCCATTCCTGAACCCCCTGGAGCAGGCAATGCCGTCCGCTCGGGTGGTGTGCCTGGGGGTGGCGCATTCCGAGTACGCAGGTCTGTTTGAGGAAGTGTTCGGCAAAAACTCAATCAAGGAAAGCTTTATCAACAGCCACCTCGACCTGACTTACGCCCGGGTGGCTGAGGCCATCGCGGCGTTCGAAGAAAGCCCAGAAGTCAGCCCTTTCAGTTCCAAGTTCGATGTATTCTGGGCCAACGCTAAAACGGCAGGCCTCGACGTCACCAAGATCGGCTTCTCCAGTGCCGGGATGGGCAGCGGGGCGACGGCTACATCCACAGTGGTCGGTGGGGTAATCACCGCCGTCACCGTTACTAATGGCGGCTCCGGCTACGTGGCGGCACCTGCCATCAGTTTCGGGAATGGCATGATGGGCTCAGGCGCCACAGCTTATGCTACCGTAGTTGACGGTGTTGTCGTCTCGATCACGGTTACTAATGGGGGAACGAACTATAGGCCCGGCTTCGGTTCCTCCGGTGTCAGGATAACACCGGCGGCTTCGCCCTACTTCTGGCAGAACTTCCGCAACCTCGGATTTTCAGACGAAGAACTGCAGGGTTTGGCGGCTTTCAACGATCCTTCTCGCGGCGACTGCGTTCGCTGCCATTCGATGGGTTCTTCCATGGACGCCAAGCCGGTATTCACCGACTACAGCTACCATAACATCGGCGTACCCAAGAACCCGGCCAACCCCTTTTACACGGCTGACAGCAGGTACAATCCGGAAGGGGCAGCGTGGCTCGACTACGGTCTGGGCGCCTTCCTGAAGAGCATCAATGACCCGACCTGGGAAGCCAACCTGGGTAAGTTCAAGGTGCCGACGCTGCGTAACGTCGACCTGAGGCCTAGCGCCGATTTCCTCAAAGCGTACATGCACAACGGCTACTTCAAGAACCTTGAAGAAGTCGTCCTATTCTATACCTGGCGTGCCCATATGGAGGCGATGATGGGCGGCGGCATGGGTGGCGGCGGAGGTATGGGAGGAGGAGGCATGGGCGGCGGCATGATGCCCGACCCGAACCTGTTCCCGGCGCCCGAGGTCAGTCTGAACCTGGAGACACTCAACTTCACAATGCCCATGATGGGCGGTGGAGGCGGGATGGGCGGCGGTGGTATGGGTGGTGGCGGCATGATGACGGTCATGGCCGACCAGGCCAACATCCTGGCCTTTATGAAAACGCTGTCCGATGGATTCGTGAATTAG
- a CDS encoding c-type cytochrome — MRKKALYIIVPVVILIFGGLVTACVPKTVSPIDLADATQIFSNDCASCHESDRTGGHGPNITAPELKDFTQTSLVAFLVDHKTAKNLTTEQHSILAEWLKTN; from the coding sequence ATGCGAAAGAAAGCGCTTTATATTATCGTCCCGGTGGTCATCCTGATTTTCGGCGGTCTGGTTACGGCGTGTGTGCCTAAGACGGTATCTCCGATCGATTTAGCCGACGCGACCCAGATCTTCTCCAACGACTGCGCGTCCTGCCATGAATCCGACCGGACGGGCGGCCACGGTCCGAACATCACGGCGCCGGAACTCAAAGATTTCACCCAGACCAGCCTGGTGGCGTTTTTGGTCGATCATAAAACGGCCAAGAATCTAACCACAGAACAGCATTCGATCCTGGCGGAGTGGTTGAAGACCAACTAA
- a CDS encoding radical SAM/SPASM domain-containing protein codes for MNNYKLRELKIEVNRHCPLACLHCSSSGESSSMLFLDAHRVESLVTEFAEMGGRKICISGGEPLTYADIKLVLTKATDKDLDVSLYTTGIMEKRGVLQALSEDMAAFLAGKRIRTIFSLHGANADSHEWITRVNGSFNLTISALNTAKRHGVNSEVHVVPHAGNIGELFDIGQLVDSMGVRKMSWLRFVPQGRGAFNRDMLQLSAKNFRTLCDKKNRIAAEFPNLMVRAGAPFNIICPENPSSCEAGLNVLTINPDGTVAPCDAFKRFEFVDPFRNVRDHSLEEIWNKSILLQTVRQAHDEINFTCITCHQYSKCKSGCLAQKAIKAGTICGGKDPDCLISQKTAVRSDDKAVAI; via the coding sequence ATGAATAATTACAAACTCCGCGAACTCAAGATAGAAGTCAACCGTCATTGCCCGTTGGCTTGCCTTCACTGTTCGTCAAGTGGCGAATCCTCTTCAATGCTTTTCCTAGACGCACACCGCGTTGAAAGTCTTGTCACTGAGTTTGCGGAAATGGGTGGGCGGAAGATTTGCATATCCGGTGGTGAACCGCTGACTTATGCCGATATAAAGTTAGTTTTGACAAAAGCAACGGATAAAGATCTCGACGTCTCTCTGTATACGACAGGAATCATGGAGAAAAGGGGAGTGCTTCAAGCCCTATCTGAAGATATGGCTGCTTTTCTTGCAGGAAAGCGAATTCGAACGATTTTTAGTCTCCATGGGGCAAACGCCGACAGCCATGAATGGATTACTCGGGTCAATGGCAGCTTTAACCTAACTATTTCTGCCCTTAATACTGCCAAACGCCACGGGGTTAACTCCGAGGTTCATGTGGTGCCACACGCCGGAAACATCGGCGAGTTATTTGATATAGGCCAGTTAGTGGATTCCATGGGTGTGAGAAAAATGAGCTGGCTGCGATTCGTACCCCAAGGCCGCGGAGCGTTTAACCGGGACATGCTCCAGCTTTCAGCGAAAAACTTCAGAACCTTGTGTGATAAAAAAAATAGGATTGCTGCGGAGTTTCCTAATTTGATGGTACGCGCAGGAGCCCCATTTAACATTATATGCCCAGAAAATCCTTCATCATGTGAAGCGGGTTTGAACGTGCTTACAATAAATCCTGATGGGACTGTTGCCCCCTGTGATGCCTTTAAGCGATTTGAATTCGTGGATCCGTTTAGAAATGTTAGAGACCATTCTCTTGAGGAGATTTGGAACAAGTCAATCTTGCTTCAAACTGTTAGGCAAGCACATGATGAGATCAATTTTACATGTATTACCTGTCACCAATATTCGAAGTGTAAATCTGGCTGTCTAGCCCAGAAAGCCATTAAGGCGGGCACTATATGCGGTGGCAAAGATCCTGACTGCCTTATTTCCCAAAAAACGGCGGTTAGGAGCGATGACAAAGCAGTCGCGATTTGA
- a CDS encoding restriction endonuclease produces the protein MPIPDYQTIMLPLLTLISDGKEHTLQDSIASLGNQFHLMPEDLRKVLPSGRQAVFHNRVGWARTYMKKAGLIESTKRGSFKITNRGKEVLKAKPNSINAKYLEQFKEFQDFKKLGHEKPKTPKPPDKTTAVTPQEALENAYNELNSALADELLQKIKDSDPGFFENTVIELLVQMGYGGSIKDAGQVVGKSGDEGIDGTIKEDKLGLDVIYIQAKRWEGTVSRPEVQKFAGALQGQRAKKGIFITTSGFSDEAERYAQQIESKIVLIDGAKLTELMIEHNIGVSPVVSYNLKRLDSDYFSE, from the coding sequence ATGCCAATTCCAGATTATCAGACGATTATGCTACCCCTGCTCACACTTATTTCTGATGGGAAAGAACATACCCTGCAAGACAGCATAGCCTCGCTGGGAAACCAATTTCATCTTATGCCTGAGGATCTAAGAAAGGTACTGCCAAGCGGCAGGCAGGCGGTTTTCCATAATCGAGTTGGTTGGGCACGTACTTATATGAAAAAAGCTGGATTGATCGAGTCAACCAAAAGGGGAAGCTTTAAGATAACCAATAGGGGTAAAGAAGTCCTAAAAGCTAAACCGAATAGTATTAACGCAAAATATTTGGAACAGTTTAAGGAGTTTCAAGATTTCAAGAAACTTGGTCACGAGAAACCAAAGACTCCCAAGCCACCTGATAAAACTACTGCTGTCACCCCTCAAGAAGCATTGGAAAATGCTTATAACGAGCTTAATAGTGCGCTTGCTGATGAACTCCTTCAAAAAATTAAGGACAGTGATCCCGGGTTCTTTGAAAACACTGTAATCGAGTTGTTGGTTCAAATGGGTTACGGCGGTAGTATCAAGGACGCGGGTCAAGTTGTTGGTAAAAGCGGTGATGAGGGGATTGACGGCACAATCAAAGAGGACAAACTCGGTCTTGATGTTATATATATTCAAGCCAAGCGATGGGAAGGCACTGTTAGTAGACCGGAGGTGCAGAAATTCGCCGGGGCTCTTCAAGGTCAGCGGGCAAAAAAAGGGATTTTTATCACAACATCGGGCTTTTCAGATGAAGCCGAGAGATATGCTCAGCAGATTGAAAGCAAAATAGTGCTTATTGACGGGGCAAAACTAACCGAACTGATGATTGAACATAATATTGGGGTAAGCCCCGTGGTTAGTTACAATCTGAAAAGGCTCGATTCGGATTATTTTAGCGAATAA
- a CDS encoding uracil-DNA glycosylase family protein, with amino-acid sequence MDAQVMFIAEAPGRLGAEKYGIPLFGDQTGRNFASFLESAEIDRTKVFITNAILCNPINQIGVNDTPTKAEIFNCSDFLRETIDILSPAFIVPLGRIALKALAVIEPHTVTLSSSVAEPINWRNCILLPLFHPSPRVFSQRSKCQQCVDYQVLGKITRNATTEIDNGK; translated from the coding sequence TTGGACGCCCAGGTTATGTTTATCGCCGAGGCCCCAGGGCGCTTGGGCGCAGAAAAGTATGGGATTCCTCTTTTTGGAGATCAAACTGGCAGGAATTTCGCTTCTTTTTTAGAATCTGCGGAAATTGACCGTACTAAAGTCTTTATCACAAACGCAATCCTCTGTAATCCCATTAATCAGATTGGGGTTAATGACACACCGACCAAAGCTGAGATATTCAATTGTTCTGATTTTCTGAGAGAAACAATTGATATTTTGTCCCCTGCATTTATTGTTCCTCTTGGTAGGATAGCTTTAAAGGCATTGGCGGTCATCGAACCCCATACTGTAACATTGAGTTCAAGCGTAGCGGAACCCATAAATTGGCGTAATTGCATTCTGTTGCCATTATTTCATCCAAGCCCACGAGTGTTTTCTCAAAGATCAAAATGCCAGCAATGCGTTGATTATCAAGTCCTTGGCAAGATAACCCGGAATGCTACAACGGAGATAGACAATGGCAAATAA
- a CDS encoding dCTP deaminase: MPGFLTDRDIIEKRSELFPNHLSEFDDNAAERASYDLSLGDEVYISREEYPQKLTQEKPFVSIPRGQFALLHTYETIKLPKNYLGLISVKFRKKARGLINVSGFHVDPGYEGKIVFSVYNAGPTDVVLKYREKTFMIFFYELSKDAEKPYNKPGYKALPVEIVTSLRGTSASLSDVDKRVAQLETWGKVFWAILIALISAIIALFIQ, from the coding sequence ATGCCAGGGTTTTTGACTGATCGCGATATTATCGAAAAACGATCTGAGTTATTTCCAAACCATTTGAGTGAATTTGATGATAATGCGGCGGAAAGGGCCTCTTATGATCTCAGCCTTGGAGATGAAGTATACATTAGCCGAGAAGAATACCCCCAGAAGCTAACGCAAGAGAAACCTTTTGTAAGTATTCCAAGAGGTCAATTTGCGCTGCTTCACACTTATGAAACTATCAAACTCCCTAAAAACTATTTGGGATTGATCTCGGTCAAATTTCGGAAGAAAGCGCGAGGCTTGATCAATGTTTCGGGTTTTCATGTCGATCCAGGTTATGAAGGAAAAATCGTTTTTTCTGTTTACAACGCTGGCCCAACAGACGTGGTTCTTAAATACCGAGAAAAGACATTCATGATTTTCTTCTATGAACTATCGAAGGACGCAGAAAAGCCCTATAATAAACCAGGTTACAAAGCACTTCCTGTCGAAATTGTGACATCGTTAAGAGGAACAAGCGCATCACTCTCCGATGTTGATAAACGGGTTGCGCAACTCGAGACGTGGGGGAAGGTCTTTTGGGCCATATTAATCGCATTGATAAGCGCGATTATTGCGCTATTCATTCAATAA
- a CDS encoding branched-chain amino acid transaminase: MPSYCYFQGEIIPLENAKIGVMTHALHYGTGLFEGIRGNWNADHGQLYIFRLQDHMRRMKEGCKVLKLDIPFTADDLSRITVDVAKKCGFKEDIYLRPLAYKSSEALGVRLHDLKSDFLCFAIPWGRYIDTDSCRCAVSTWRRPDDNVFPPSVKATGLYINNALTKTEVIENGFDEGIMLAPDGHVAEGSGENLFLVEKGKLITPATYSSILNGITRDTVIQLAKKELGIEVEERLVDRYELYTADECFLTGTAAHLTPVCEIDRRKLGDGGLGPITSKLKDLYFDAIKGNLPKYTGWCTPVY; encoded by the coding sequence ATGCCCAGTTACTGCTACTTCCAGGGTGAGATAATCCCTTTAGAGAACGCCAAAATCGGCGTCATGACCCACGCCTTGCACTACGGCACCGGCCTCTTTGAGGGCATCCGCGGCAATTGGAACGCCGACCACGGCCAGCTCTACATCTTTCGCCTTCAGGACCACATGCGGCGCATGAAGGAAGGCTGCAAGGTCCTCAAGCTCGACATTCCCTTCACTGCCGACGACCTCTCCCGCATCACTGTCGACGTCGCCAAAAAGTGCGGCTTCAAAGAGGATATTTACCTCCGCCCTCTCGCCTATAAGTCCAGCGAGGCCTTGGGGGTGCGCCTCCATGATCTGAAAAGTGACTTCCTGTGCTTTGCCATCCCCTGGGGTCGCTACATCGACACCGACTCCTGCCGCTGCGCCGTATCAACTTGGCGACGCCCCGACGACAACGTCTTCCCGCCCAGTGTGAAGGCGACGGGCCTCTACATCAACAACGCCCTGACCAAGACCGAGGTCATCGAGAACGGCTTCGACGAAGGCATCATGCTCGCCCCCGACGGCCACGTCGCCGAGGGTTCTGGCGAGAACCTCTTCCTGGTCGAAAAAGGCAAGCTGATCACTCCGGCGACCTATTCGAGCATCCTTAACGGCATCACCCGCGATACCGTCATCCAGCTGGCGAAGAAGGAACTCGGCATCGAGGTCGAGGAGAGGCTGGTCGACCGCTACGAACTCTACACCGCCGACGAGTGCTTCCTGACGGGTACGGCTGCTCACCTTACTCCAGTCTGCGAGATTGATCGTCGCAAGCTCGGCGATGGCGGCCTTGGTCCGATCACTTCCAAGCTGAAAGACCTCTACTTCGACGCCATCAAGGGTAATCTGCCCAAGTACACCGGCTGGTGCACGCCGGTCTATTAG
- a CDS encoding VOC family protein — translation MLTMTSIMIGSEKPAVLAEFYTKVLGKPDWTEEGWWGWKVGDCWLHIGEHSEVKGIAKEPQRILLNFETRYYKKEYERIKALGAKVVKELYELDGAWISTFADPDGNYFQVNSPWK, via the coding sequence ATGTTGACCATGACGTCGATCATGATCGGGTCGGAGAAACCGGCGGTGCTGGCGGAATTCTACACCAAAGTCCTCGGCAAGCCGGATTGGACGGAAGAGGGTTGGTGGGGGTGGAAGGTCGGAGACTGCTGGCTGCACATCGGGGAGCACTCCGAGGTCAAGGGTATCGCCAAGGAACCGCAGAGGATCCTGCTGAACTTCGAGACGAGGTATTACAAGAAAGAATACGAGAGGATAAAGGCGCTGGGCGCGAAGGTCGTCAAGGAACTCTATGAGTTGGACGGGGCGTGGATCAGCACTTTCGCGGACCCGGACGGGAATTATTTCCAGGTGAATTCACCCTGGAAATAG